Below is a genomic region from Streptomyces ferrugineus.
CGCTCGCCCGCAAGAAGGACGGGCGGCTGCCCACCGTGTGGACGGTGTACTTCGCCACCCCGGACGCCCGGGCGCTGGGGGAGCGGATCCGCGCGGCGGGCGGGCAGGTGGTCGTCCCGCCCGTGCGGATGGGGGCGGACCTCGGCGCCGCCGCGCTGGTCACCGACCCCGAGGGCGCCGTCTTCGCGCTCTGGGAGGCGGGCAGCCACCGGGGCTTCGGCCGACGGTACGAGCCCGGCACCTTCGCCTGGGTGCAGCTCTACGCCCGGGACACCGACGCCGCCAACGCCTTCTACGGCGAGCTCTTCGCCGACGCCCTGTTCGGACCGGACGCCAAGCCCGACTTCGGCCGGGCGGCCGTCTCCGAGGTCTTCTCGGAGATGATGCCGCCCCATTTCCTGGTTCACTTCCGGGTGGCGTCCTGCGAGGAGACCCTCGGCACGGTGAACCGGCTCGGCGGGCGGGTGCAGGTGCCGCCCTTCGAAACGT
It encodes:
- a CDS encoding VOC family protein: MAENRASANGTGYTEGVPCWVDAQLPDVAAGKRFYGELFGWDFEEAYDSTVWARLDGDRVAALARKKDGRLPTVWTVYFATPDARALGERIRAAGGQVVVPPVRMGADLGAAALVTDPEGAVFALWEAGSHRGFGRRYEPGTFAWVQLYARDTDAANAFYGELFADALFGPDAKPDFGRAAVSEVFSEMMPPHFLVHFRVASCEETLGTVNRLGGRVQVPPFETSYGTVAVVTDDQGASFAVLER